Below is a window of Mangifera indica cultivar Alphonso unplaced genomic scaffold, CATAS_Mindica_2.1 Un_0009, whole genome shotgun sequence DNA.
CTTGGGATGGGGTACCTATATTTGATGGTGATGTTGTTGATTGCCCTACTATCAACACACATTCTATATGTCCCATCTTTTTTTGGTACTAATAAGGCTGGaacagaacatggactcatACTCTCCCTTACAAACCCTCTAGCAATTAGTTCCTCCACTTGCCTTTGAAGTTCTTTGGTCTCCATTGGGTTACACCTATAGGCAGCTCTATTAGGAAGTGGTGCCCCCGGAATAAGGTCAATATGGTGTTCAATACCCCTAAGTGGTGGCAAACCAAGTGGAAGATCACTAGGGAAGACATCCTCAAATTCGGCTAATAAGGGTTTCACCTTAGGACTTGGTTCACTCacccctttttcttctctcctctcaACCATCAATAAGGCTAGCACTGGTTTTTGAATGGATAAGGCTCTCtcaattctatttctattcaaaaacaagttatctttcttcttctcatgtTCAAGTGGTATGGAAGCTAGTTGACTAGGCTTAAGAGGTGTCAAGGTAATGAGTTtattctgaaatttaaaagaataggtATTCTTCCTACCATCATGTCTAACacttctatcatattgccatggccTCCCCAAAAGTAAATGACATGCATCCATAGGAATAACATCACAAAGCACCTCATCAATATAATGGTTGCcaattgaaaaggaaataagtaCTTGCCTAGTAACTTGAAGGCTGGTTCCATTTCTCAACCATTGCAACTTGTAAGGTTGAGGATGTGGTGTGGAAGATAACTTGAGTTTGTCCACCAATGTAGTTGAGGCAACATtggcacaactcccactatcaattatcaaagaaCATACTCTCCCACTAATGGTACACCTTGTTTGGAAAATGTTGAGTCTTTGATCTTCATAGGGCAGATTCTTGGCATGTAGAGTTCTCCTAATGACCAGCAAGTTCCCCTCATCGGCATCTTGAATGATCTCTTCATCTTCGGCCTCATCATCTCCATGGCAAAGAACCTCATCTTGTTCCTCCTCTTCTTGATCTTGAATagcttcttcaatggcttgGATCTCCTTGATAGTCATAACCCTCCTATTGGGGCAATTTGCTTGGAAGTGACCATAACCATGACACTTGAAACATTTCTTCTCCATTGGTGCATTCTTTCCCGGCATTGGTCTTTCCTTAGGAAGTTCGTTCACTTTTTCCTTGCCCTTATCCTTGTAAGTAGGCATGGTTTTGGTGAAAGAAGGAGAACCTTTGGTGAAAGaggttcccttgttgaatggCTTGGTGGATGGGGGTTTCATGTTCTTTCCTTGCCGTTCCACCTTGATGGCCAatttacaaacatcttcaaatgaGCAATATGGCTGGAGATCAACCATATTAGCTATATCTTGTCTTAGGCCCCCAAGGAACCTAGCAATAGTTTGCTCCTTAAGTTCTGGAAGTTCACTCCTCATCATGAGTTTCTCAAACTCTCTAATGTATACTTCCACATTATTGTCTCCTTGTTTGAGTGTATGAAGTTTGAGGTAGAGATCTTGCTTGTGGTTCTCCGGCAAAAATCTCTTTTTGAGgagtttctttaatttctcccaTGTCCTCACTCTACTCTTACCCTCCcgatctctttgttttctcaaattttcccaccaaagaGATGCATAATCCTTAAACTTCAAAATAGCTACCTTGCACTTCTTCTCTTCAGAATACCCTTTATAATCAAATAccctctcaatagcatgtaaccaatccaTGAAGTCATCCGGACTAAGGCTGCCTTCAAACTCCGGTATGTCTATTTTAAGTCCATGGTCATCATCAAAGTTTCTTCTATGGGCTGTAAATCGCTCCCCTTCACTAGAAtcactatcaattatcaattcTTCTCCATGGTGTACAAGTGGAGGGGGTTGTCTTAAGTGTCTTCGTGGTGGGGGTTGTGGGATGGTTGGAGGTGTGGTAGTTCGGTTTTGGTGTGGATGTTGGTTTTGGGTGACAGCAAAGTTGCTAAGTATTTGCGTTAATTGGGTCATTTGATCTTTAAGCTCTTGGATCTCCCCTTCAAGTTTTTGGTGCCCAAATACCCATGGGTGAGGTGGTGAGGATGAGCCACTTTCTCTAGACATGACGAAATGGTGCAATGAGTGATAGGTATTTAGTGTGCggtgtttggattttggagTAGTGTTTAAGGTGTAAACTAAGTGTGAGGTTTTGTTTTGGGTGCTGGAAGTTTATAAAGGTAAGAAATGTAGGAGAAGTTTGGATTTTGGAGTAGTGTTTAAGGTGTAAACTAAGTTTAAGGCTCTGTTTTGGGTGCTGGAAGTTTGTAAAGGTAAGAAATGTAGGAGAAGAACCTTACTCACACAAAGAGTTCAACAACAACCACCGGCCTTTGCATCCGGGAACAACCAAGTAAAAGAAAACTCACCTTGCTCCAACCtagtgctctgataccaaatgatgtggttttaattcaagttcaactaataggtgagttatattaggatgaccaagcaagttcaatcccaaacacaacttctaaactaccaaactcaatagaaaaagaacaatttccagccaaatagaattcaGGAGAGATttcagccaaggaagaaaatgataataaatgagattaagaacaaacaaacaacaatctaaccaataaaccaaggcctaaagggaaacccaccagccttgaatcaccaccaaccccttggtcaagagttggataaagagaaattgcaaacaattgcaagaaagactttctttaatattcaagctaagtaaaaaacgtacataagccaaggatagtttaaataggcttcaaactacaattaaatgaaacctaaatgaagttacattacatttcaagctcatttcaaaggcatttggctctaatcttcatgttaatcccaaaggAGAATGCAAGGCAAGagaaggccaaattgtcatgaattgtcttgccaaaagaggtaattcctagagccatgtgatatgtcaactcttgtctctttctttgagcttctttgacttgcttagcttcacctaaggcaactaacaaactgaattaagcATAAACTAGCACAAACAACAAGTAaaatgcataattagacaataaaatatctagagctaattaaacactctattgggcttgttggacttctaatggatccaagtgataaaagagtaaccaaaggagggcttaggaccccaaaatgaaagaagggacgaaatgggcttgaacataggtAGGTTTTGTGCTTGACTCTCTTCAAGGcaaggttttgggctccacacttcatgtagggccgaatttaacaagtgatgaggttggacttggtattcttctattggtcttgattggattgcacttgatggagtcttggatggactatggaTTGAGCATGGATCATCCATTTTCAGTTTTGGATCAGaaggaaatgataaaaaagaagaaaaaaattcatactaGAGATTCCATACAAGCTACTACATTATCTTAGTCATTTTTTGTAATACACACATCAATGCACTAGGGACGTAGGCATTCTGtccatcaaatcaaatcatattaaaaatattgtattttatttttgttatctctatttttcatttaattatcaATACTCATTAATAAACAcatcaaaattactttagtTTATCTTATACAAAACTTAAAATTGCATATAtcaattgatgataaaaattgCATCAATGATAGTTATGTAATGATAACAACTCATTGATGATgttgtgttttattaatttcttttttttttttaacttattgtCATCTTGCTTTAACTCTTTTTTAACTACCCAATTTATTCCCACCTGGTTTGTTTAAGACTTCACAATTGGGTTTATAAATGAACACCCTTAATAAGTTGATTTTTAATCTGAGTTATACTTAATATGTAGATaatgttataaacagcccaacagatattgtccgtTTTGGGCTTCAGACCCTCACGACTTTAAAACGCGTCTAGCGGGGTAGGGCTTCAGGCCTGTACCCAGGTCCGAGACCTACATGGGCCACTAGATATTGTCCTCTTTGGATCTTCAGGATCCTCAAGGTTTTCATACATGTTTattgagttaagggcttctggcccctgcttatatacaagctcagtagacagaacgggagcgatgtgggacttcagatCATAACAGATAacactttttctttaattcttatcTTTGCTTCAActattgtataatattattgaaaagtaggggtaatattgatttttttatggTCAAAGAAAGCATAATGTCAAATTCAACATATACTCCCTATCAATAGGTGAGTTgagcaaaattttcaaaaccataAATGTGTTAAAAACTAAGAAATTTTGTAAGGGAGATTAGTGGAATTACTCATTCTACACTCTAAAAGACATTAGGAGAGCCCATTtgattaaacaagaaaaaaaaaagatgaagaaaagaaaagataaagttCCATGATATACCTCTCCTACCTTTAAAATCAAGCCTAACATGAATCATTCATCCTATCAACCTACCCACTTTATAAAGAGAAACAGAAACCTTAAATCTCTCAAGATCTTTAGAGCCCAAGCTCATTATAAATTCCAAGGAAGACCCAAATATTCAAACTACTAATtaacatataatcacataatatgttatttaaatactcaattgtgtatttaaaattgagtgTTCTTCTGCATTAAAGTATTTCAAATGATTGAGATTAAATTCAATATTCacctttaatataaaattttaagtaatagTATCTATATACATTTTCAACcggtaaaatgtaataataagACCACAACCAAGTTAACATTTGATTAGTATATTAAAGCAAATATGTACAAGGAAGGAAATATAATTAAAGCATgaacaataacaaaaatgtaATTCAAACTAATTAGGCAAACTTATATCAGCAAGATCATCTTCTAATGACAAGAACATTTCATCTAGACACGAAAGCTCGGTTCCATTGTCATCATCATCTCCATAGCACAAACTCTCAGAATTATTCTTCCTCTCATAAACTCGACATAGAACCCATTTGCAGAAATCCtaaaacccaaaataaaattattagaatatcCCTTTTATCATacattactatttttttttttacaattgcTATGAGGGATTAAACtgaagtttgaatttataaaaatacagaCGTTCGATAATTTACTTACTAGTTTtcgatttctttttcttttgaaagaaGAATAGTTGAATGCAAAATTGCAGAGATGATATTCCTGCAAATTCCAACCGATTTCTACACCACTTGGAGCTTCGCCAGTGAAGAATGAAAAATGTTTCTTGACTCCAATTTTCTTGCCGGCACTTGAGAAAATAGGTAGCTCAAAATTCAAATCCTTCCAATACCCATTTTCACTCACTCGCTTCTCCATCACTTGGCTGAAGAAGTACCACTGGTTTCCACTGCACAACGCTTTTCCTGTCAAAACAAGTGAAAGTGGATAATCAtggataaataattttcttttttgagaattcAGAAATCCCTCGGCACTTTTTATTGTGAGCcagatttcaaaataaaaccCCCATCTAACCCTAGAATCTTTAAGAACAGCGATACAATGAACTTTGATCATCGGGAGTCAAACCCCAGACCTTATAGGAGTAGACCACGGACTTGACTAGCTGCTAAAACTCTTATGGGAAATCATCAATAGATAATATAAACACAAAATAGAAGAAATGAGCAAATTGATTGATGTTAAAATATACCATTAAGTTGCCAGGGGTCATGAAAAAAAGGAACAAGATCCGGAATGATGTTAGGATGGCAAGGCAAAAGAGAGGCCTTGCGGTAGAGAAAGTGAAGAATAAGTTCTTCATCAGTTGGCAGGAATCTGAATCCAGGGGGAAGATTTACACTGCCATCGCACATATTTTAGTTGATTGATTTGTGTAAATATgtcgagttttttttttttttttttttttttttttttttatagagttGCGACGgtttagagtttcaatttttggtCTTTGGGTGTGTTTTTTAGGGCTGAGGTACATGAGGTATATATATAGAAAGGGATGATTTGGTTGATTAGAATTCAAAAAGTGGATTGAGTTTTGCGATATATATTCAAAAGGTGGCTCTATATGATGAAGATTATGATGTGCATTATGATAAAAGAGAATGTATAATCTtccatcaataaaaaaatatatacacattttttatatacagtatagataaataaataatatgttattatgtgattgaatgattttaagttaaaaataaaataacattcaatcacattataatatattatttatgtatctgaattatatataaaaaatatatacacatttaaaaCATTGCTCATCTGTAATAGTCTAATTATATGACAAAACTAATTAGAAGATAGTTCAATTAATTTCTAGTTAGTTTAGCTTCGTAAGATTTGTTGtatctttgttttaaaaaacaacaaacaaaagataaattataatatcagaTATGCCCTAATTAAATAACTCGTATGTcaatgaacaaaaatttaaaaccattaaattaaaatggaaTAATAAGTAAGAATATGATGTCGGAATTTGATATTGTAAGTATAATTTCTACCTTGAGAGGTGGTCTATAGacaaaagtaatattaatttagataatgCAAGCATATTAAGTCTGTGTGAGATCATATATTAAACCAATATCATGAAGGTCACACAAAAATTTTCGGGTTTCTTAATTGATTCTTTTGGGTCACATGAGTTTGGATTTTAAGtctttgtattattatatttaaaatgtaatgTTTTAGTCATTGTCTATCTCAGGATCGAGGttctcatttaatattaaataaaatatttcatatatataaatcaaaatgacaacttataattaaattatgtaattgtttatttgtttttttatttaaaattgttaaatcatacatgattatcttaatttttataaataaatttgtatgttttttcacataatatatatcaaaataataaatattttacaatttaaatcaattttttaaatgagtCAATAATTCAAGTGAAAACAATCCTAATTCTCTATCAAATGATTCTGTTAATAGTAAAACAAATTAAGACAAATTTGAACATCATTttcttgatatataatttggCAAGTAATGATTTGATCCTATCTAAAACTGGATAGCTGATGATTTAAATGAAAGTAATCAGAAgttataaattagataaactATCTTAATTATATCATCAAACTTATTCATGtcacttttaatattaattattaaatttgagacTGCATGGTTAGTTTTGTTCTTGAAATTTAGTCAAGATGACCTCATATACTTACGGTGAAAGTGTCAGTTAGCACTCTTTTTTTCCCagaaaatatgaatattttctccaaaattaataatttacctTCATTTTACCTCATCCATGTTGATCTTAATATTTCATGAGGCTACATATATGTAATATCCTTAGATAAGTgtgaggggtattttggtcatttcttTTCAGTTTGATGCTATAATTATTGCTCTATTCATTGTTTATTATTGTGTGTATGTACGTACATAGCAATTGTATACACTTGAGTGAGACTAGAGGGTCATTATGATCTTTATGTTCAATGTTATGAGAACTGAAATCATGATCCCATGATTTTAGCGTTGGGATAAGTATGAGCTTGCCTTGCATGATCTCTACACTTTATTTAGGAGGTCACTTGCGTTTTGAAGAAAAACTAATGATCTTTCATAATATACAACATACACAGAGCAAACCAAGGAGAGAACAAAGAGTTTCATGCACTGTGAAAGGAAGGAGATCGCTGGAAATCCATAGCCACGTGAAGACTCAAGCTTCATTGGAGGAAAGGTAGGCATTCTTCACCTTCTCTTTGacatttatattgaattttgggaattatttgtataaacatGATTTGAGTCGTTGTTTATTGCTTGGTGTGGTTTTTGATTCAATCTTATGCCACGAAAATCtgttaaattgattttggaTTGGAATGATTATTTTCTGGGATTAAGTTATATGCGAAGGAACCTTTGAAATTGTAGTTGTGTCTATTCCAAATAGAAAGTCAACAAGAGCATGATGTAGCAGACGTCAGGTACACCCGTGCATAAGAGGTGTGCAACTATGCCTTGATTGGGTCTCTGTCTGTCACCACAAAGGGCCAGGCATGTAGTGTGCATATCAGGTTGGTGCTCTGCTATTAGGCATGCATTCAGCTACCTAAAATGCAACATGCAACATGCAACATGCACACTTGCTCAATCTATGACACACTTGCTCAGTCTGTGGCACACTCAAGCCACTTGGGGCATACTCGTGCAACTTGTGGCTTACTTGTATGCCCCCGTAAACTGCAATCCAAATGTGTCACACCTATGTCAAAACCCTGTAAAGTAATTTTTGCCTTATTTATAAGCATAAGAATGGGTTAGGTGATTATAAGGGATTGTAAAGGATCAGATTCGAAAACATAGTCATAGTTGTGTATATAAATGGTTAAGAGTCATGTTGCAAACTAGTTGATAAGACATCTTGG
It encodes the following:
- the LOC123205596 gene encoding NAC domain-containing protein 104-like → MCDGSVNLPPGFRFLPTDEELILHFLYRKASLLPCHPNIIPDLVPFFHDPWQLNGKALCSGNQWYFFSQVMEKRVSENGYWKDLNFELPIFSSAGKKIGVKKHFSFFTGEAPSGVEIGWNLQEYHLCNFAFNYSSFKRKRNRKLDFCKWVLCRVYERKNNSESLCYGDDDDNGTELSCLDEMFLSLEDDLADISLPN